From the Danaus plexippus chromosome 5, MEX_DaPlex, whole genome shotgun sequence genome, one window contains:
- the LOC116769145 gene encoding pyrroline-5-carboxylate reductase 3: MQLKVGFVGGGNMSTAIVQGICKNEIRDSLNIWVSGPHKENLEHWKQYGANVTTSNGEVICNCDIVFIGVKPAMLDNALCNCYLPTKDPKNILFISMLAGVNIQKLKQVLKQLPFNSNVIRIFPNTPMSVGAGSCLYAIDENVTLEQCAVLEKLLAGCGLCEKVSEPLMDSLGILTGCGPAFMYMVIEALADGAVKQGVPRAMALRHSAQMMAGSATMVLQSNKHPGQLKDEVCSPGGCTIAGVTALENGKLRATMINAIEAATLRVKEMSKN, encoded by the exons atgcAGTTAAAGGTAGGCTTTGTTGGTGGTGGAAATATGTCAACTGCGATTGTACAAGGGATATGCAAAAATg aaatCCGCGATTCCTTAAATATCTGGGTCTCAGGACCCCATAAGGAAAATCTTGAACATTGGAAACAATATGGTGCGAATGTAACAACTAGCAATGGAGAAGTTATTTGTAATTGTGATATAGTATTCATTGGAGTGAAACCTGCAATGCTGGATAATGCTTTATGTAATTGCTACTTACCTACAAAAGAtcctaaaaatattctgttcaTATCTATGCTTGCTGGAGTGAACATACAAAAATTgaaacag GTGTTGAAGCAGTTGCCTTTTAATTCCAATGTGATCCGTATTTTTCCAAACACACCTATGTCGGTGGGTGCGGGTTCATGTTTATATGCCATAGATGAAAATGTAACTCTAGAACAGTGTGCTGTTTTGGAGAAATTACTAGCCGGCTGTGGACTGTGTGAAAAAGTTTCTGAACCATTGATGGACTCGTTGGGAATTCTGACAGGATGTGGACCTGCATTT ATGTACATGGTAATTGAAGCCCTGGCTGATGGTGCAGTAAAACAGGGTGTTCCCCGAGCTATGGCCCTCCGACACTCAGCTCAAATGATGGCCGGCAGTGCAACCATGGTGTTACAAAGCAATAAGCATCCGGGACAGCTAAAGGATGAAGTCTGCTCACCGGGAGGATGTACCATCGCTGGAGTTACTGCCCTTGAGAATGGGAAACTAAG GGCTACAATGATCAATGCTATAGAAGCAGCGACATTAAGAGTCAAGGAGATGAGCAAGAATTAA